AAGTAATAAGAGCTTTGGTTAAGCTTAAAGAAGTGCGTATACTGTTGTATAAGCCCCAGTCCCAATCCAAGAATATTTCCCAGTACCAGACCTATTCCTACCAGATAGAGCGCATTATATAAAAAGATCTTGATTATACTGTAATCAGTCATCCCGAAAGCTTTCAGCATACCAATCATATTTGTTCTTTCCAGGATCATAATCAGTAATGCTGTGATCATATTAATCACCCCAACGATCATCATCAGAATCAGCAGTACCCTGGTATTCACATCCAGTAATGATAACCAGGTAAATATATTAGGGAAATACTCTCTTACAGATTCTGACTTCAGATTAATCTCCATGGTAGAATAAATCTTGTCTGAAGCAGGCCCAAGACGCGCAAAATCCTTCAGCTTAATTTCTATGCCGCCAATTTCATCAGCCTGCCAGTTATTTAAACGCCTGATGATATTGATATCTCCCAGAACAAAACTTTTATCAATTTCTTCAACCCCGACATTATAAATACCAACAATCTTAAAAGGACGTTTTCTGGGAGGATTCTGTACAAAGTACATAATAAAATTATCACCCGTTTTCAGTTTTAGTCTGTTTGCCGTAAAAGAAGAAATTAAAATTTCTCTTGTGGCTTTGGCGCTGTCAGCAAAATTGATAATCCTGCCACTGACCAGATGTTTACTGATATAATCCCAGTTAAAATTACGGTCTATGCCTTTAAAGTTAATCCCTTCCACCTCATCGTTTGCAGAAATAATAGCAGGTTTGGTTGCATAAGGCTGAAAGTAGGCTATATCTTTATTATTCTTAAGATCAGACAGGGTTTTTGAGTTTGGAACAAAAGGTGCGAGTTCAAAAGAATTATTCAAATCCAGTTTAAAAATTCTCACATCACCAACAAATCCCCTTACCTTTTCCTGTATCTCAGTTTTAAATCCTTTGATAATAGCAACAGAAAGCATCATCACCGCAAGGCTGAGCATTACACCTGCAATAGCAATACGAACAATCAGTTTAGAAAAGGTACGTTCTGATTTAATGGCAACACGCCTGGCTATAAAGTATTCTGTATTCAAAATTTTCGATAAACTTGTAACTTAGAGCCTGCTTAAACAGACGATTAGCAAAAATGGTTATTTGATTTTAAATTCAACCATAATAAGTAAAAAAAGG
This portion of the Pedobacter lusitanus genome encodes:
- a CDS encoding ABC transporter permease; the protein is MNTEYFIARRVAIKSERTFSKLIVRIAIAGVMLSLAVMMLSVAIIKGFKTEIQEKVRGFVGDVRIFKLDLNNSFELAPFVPNSKTLSDLKNNKDIAYFQPYATKPAIISANDEVEGINFKGIDRNFNWDYISKHLVSGRIINFADSAKATREILISSFTANRLKLKTGDNFIMYFVQNPPRKRPFKIVGIYNVGVEEIDKSFVLGDINIIRRLNNWQADEIGGIEIKLKDFARLGPASDKIYSTMEINLKSESVREYFPNIFTWLSLLDVNTRVLLILMMIVGVINMITALLIMILERTNMIGMLKAFGMTDYSIIKIFLYNALYLVGIGLVLGNILGLGLGLIQQYTHFFKLNQSSYYLSYVPVEIHLTDVILLNVATVVICFTVLVLPSLLVSRISPLKAIRFK